One Verrucomicrobiota bacterium DNA segment encodes these proteins:
- a CDS encoding YHYH protein, producing the protein MRTLLILSLPLAAFGQSLPDPAVSIETQGAFRIVKANGIPNHPTGTFPNRGNPHRIQAQNHLYRLPLHPSQAAQLTPLERQPFGVALNGIPFDPNTAEFWNDDRRSGWRYAAMTGHLRLGTDQNHAHVQSTGAYHYHGIPTGLLRQLPGSDEETLLLVGYAADGFPIYVETSGEGPRPSYQLKEGLRPDGPGGAFDGRFLADFEYVDGLGDLDEANGTFGSTPEYPEGIYHYYLTDTFPFVPRYFKGTPDPSLRHRGRGPSGQRQLRNASEERSGPPRSALGPDQRGPRLPGAPPRR; encoded by the coding sequence ATGAGAACCCTCCTGATCCTTTCCCTCCCCCTGGCCGCCTTCGGACAATCTCTGCCCGACCCGGCCGTCTCGATCGAAACCCAAGGAGCCTTTCGGATTGTGAAGGCCAATGGCATTCCCAACCACCCCACCGGAACCTTCCCCAATCGAGGCAACCCCCACCGCATCCAGGCCCAAAACCACCTCTACCGTCTGCCCCTGCATCCAAGCCAAGCCGCGCAACTGACCCCCCTCGAACGGCAACCGTTCGGCGTCGCCTTGAATGGCATCCCCTTCGATCCCAACACCGCCGAATTCTGGAACGACGACCGGCGCAGCGGCTGGCGCTACGCCGCCATGACGGGACATCTCCGACTCGGGACCGATCAAAACCACGCCCACGTGCAATCCACCGGAGCCTACCACTATCATGGAATCCCCACTGGCTTACTCCGACAATTACCGGGCTCGGATGAGGAAACCCTCCTCCTGGTGGGCTACGCAGCCGATGGATTTCCCATCTATGTCGAAACCTCTGGAGAGGGCCCGCGGCCAAGCTACCAGCTAAAAGAAGGCCTTCGACCCGATGGCCCGGGAGGTGCCTTCGATGGCAGGTTTCTGGCCGACTTTGAATACGTGGACGGCCTTGGCGACCTCGATGAAGCCAACGGCACCTTCGGCAGCACGCCCGAATACCCCGAGGGCATCTATCACTATTACCTGACCGACACCTTCCCTTTTGTGCCCCGGTATTTCAAGGGCACCCCGGATCCCAGCCTCCGCCACCGAGGACGGGGACCAAGTGGTCAACGTCAGCTGCGAAACGCCTCCGAAGAGCGCTCCGGCCCGCCCCGTTCTGCCCTCGGTCCAGACCAGCGAGGCCCGCGTCTTCCGGGCGCGCCGCCGCGCCGCTAA